In one Pseudomonas sp. SCA2728.1_7 genomic region, the following are encoded:
- the panB gene encoding 3-methyl-2-oxobutanoate hydroxymethyltransferase, translated as MPAITLTTLQSLKQKGEKITMLTCYDATFAHACNEAGVEVLLVGDSLGMVLQGHDSTLPVTTAEMAYHTACVKRGNSDALILADLPFMANATLEQTMTNSAMLMQAGAHMIKVEGQLWLADSIRLLAERGVPVCAHMGLTPQAVNILGGYKVQGRNENQARQMRADAISLEQAGAAMLLLECVPSELAAEISQAVKIPVIGIGAGNATDGQVLVLHDMLGLSITGRVPKFVKNFMQGQDSIQSALKAYVNEVKATTFPGIEHGFSA; from the coding sequence ATGCCAGCCATCACCCTGACCACGCTCCAGAGCCTCAAGCAGAAAGGTGAAAAGATCACCATGCTGACCTGCTATGACGCGACCTTCGCCCACGCCTGCAACGAGGCCGGTGTCGAAGTGCTGCTGGTGGGCGACTCCCTCGGCATGGTCCTGCAAGGTCACGACAGCACTTTGCCGGTGACCACCGCAGAAATGGCCTACCACACCGCCTGCGTCAAACGCGGCAACAGCGACGCCCTGATCCTCGCCGACCTGCCGTTCATGGCCAACGCCACCCTCGAACAAACCATGACTAACAGCGCCATGTTGATGCAGGCAGGCGCGCACATGATCAAAGTCGAAGGTCAGTTGTGGCTGGCCGATTCGATCCGTCTGCTCGCCGAGCGCGGTGTACCGGTTTGCGCGCACATGGGTCTGACCCCGCAAGCGGTGAACATTCTTGGCGGCTATAAAGTGCAGGGCCGCAACGAGAACCAGGCGCGGCAGATGCGTGCCGACGCGATCTCGCTGGAACAGGCCGGTGCGGCGATGCTGCTGCTGGAATGCGTGCCGAGCGAACTGGCTGCAGAAATCAGCCAAGCGGTAAAAATCCCGGTCATCGGGATCGGCGCCGGTAACGCCACCGACGGCCAGGTTCTGGTACTGCACGACATGCTCGGGCTGTCGATCACTGGCCGCGTGCCAAAGTTCGTGAAGAACTTCATGCAGGGTCAGGACAGCATCCAGTCCGCGCTGAAGGCTTACGTCAATGAAGTCAAAGCCACCACGTTCCCCGGCATCGAACACGGATTCTCTGCATGA
- the folK gene encoding 2-amino-4-hydroxy-6-hydroxymethyldihydropteridine diphosphokinase — translation MERIYIGMGSNLADPAEQLRSAVEALGQLPQTTLVGVSAFYQSDSLLPGQPRYTNAVAALDSDLAPIALLDALQAIENDQGRERLERWGPRTLDLDILLFGDRLIDEPRLKVPHYQIQERAFVLYPLAELAPQDLRLADGRTLTDLLAACPFVGLERLSHA, via the coding sequence ATGGAACGCATCTACATCGGCATGGGCAGCAACCTCGCTGACCCCGCCGAACAATTGCGCAGCGCCGTCGAGGCGCTGGGGCAATTGCCGCAGACCACACTGGTGGGCGTTTCCGCCTTCTATCAAAGCGATTCATTGCTGCCGGGCCAACCGCGATATACCAACGCGGTTGCGGCGCTCGACAGCGATCTTGCGCCGATTGCACTGCTCGACGCGCTGCAAGCCATCGAGAACGATCAGGGCCGCGAGCGTTTAGAGCGCTGGGGCCCGCGTACGCTGGATCTGGATATTCTGTTGTTTGGCGATCGACTGATCGACGAGCCACGCCTGAAAGTCCCGCATTACCAGATTCAGGAACGCGCGTTCGTGCTGTATCCCCTCGCTGAACTGGCCCCACAAGATTTGCGTCTTGCCGACGGTCGCACCCTTACCGATCTGTTGGCTGCCTGCCCGTTCGTCGGCCTGGAACGCCTCTCCCACGCCTGA
- a CDS encoding polynucleotide adenylyltransferase PcnB codes for MLKKLFQSFRTPVRRTQHIRSTPEVLNSGQHSLQKTQFSRYAVNIVERLQGAGYQAYLVGGCVRDMLLGITPKDFDVATSATPEQVRAEFRNARIIGRRFKLVHIHFGREIIEVATFRANHPVNEDDEDSNQSSRNESGRILRDNVYGTLEEDAQRRDFTINALYYDPVSERILDYANGVHDIRNHLIRLIGDPKQRYQEDPVRMLRAVRFAAKLNFGIEKHTVQPIRELAPMLREIPSARLFEEVLKLFLSGHGAITFEMLVDLQLFAPLFPASADALEHNPEYTHTLISEALTNTDLRIKQNKPVTPAFLFAALLWPALPARVLRLQERGMPPIPAMQEGAHELIAEQCQRIAIPKRFTMPIREIWDMQERLPRRSGKRADLLLDNPRFRAGYDFLLLRESAGEETDGLGEWWTDYQDANDSERRDMIRDLSGKGDDASGAPRKRRRSSGSKRKRASAPSATGE; via the coding sequence ATGCTGAAGAAGTTGTTCCAGTCATTCCGAACTCCCGTGCGTCGTACGCAACACATCCGTAGCACCCCTGAAGTGCTCAACAGCGGTCAACATTCGCTGCAGAAAACGCAGTTCAGCCGCTATGCGGTGAATATCGTCGAACGCCTGCAAGGTGCCGGTTACCAGGCTTATCTGGTCGGCGGTTGCGTGCGTGACATGCTGCTGGGCATCACGCCCAAGGACTTCGACGTCGCCACCAGCGCCACGCCCGAGCAAGTCCGTGCCGAATTCCGCAATGCGCGGATCATCGGCCGTCGCTTCAAACTGGTGCACATTCATTTCGGTCGCGAAATCATCGAAGTCGCGACTTTTCGCGCCAATCACCCGGTCAACGAAGACGACGAAGACAGCAACCAGTCCTCGCGTAACGAAAGCGGGCGAATTTTGCGCGACAACGTTTACGGCACCCTGGAAGAAGACGCGCAACGCCGCGACTTCACCATCAACGCCCTGTATTACGATCCGGTCAGCGAGCGCATCCTCGACTACGCCAACGGCGTACACGACATCCGCAACCACCTGATCCGCCTGATCGGCGATCCGAAGCAGCGCTATCAGGAAGACCCGGTGCGCATGCTGCGTGCCGTGCGTTTCGCCGCCAAGCTCAACTTCGGTATCGAGAAGCACACCGTGCAGCCGATTCGTGAACTGGCGCCGATGCTGCGCGAGATCCCTTCGGCGCGTCTATTCGAAGAAGTGCTCAAACTGTTCCTCTCAGGACACGGCGCGATCACCTTTGAAATGCTGGTCGACCTGCAACTCTTCGCCCCGCTGTTCCCGGCCAGTGCCGATGCGCTGGAACACAACCCGGAATACACCCACACGCTGATCAGCGAAGCGCTGACCAACACCGATCTGCGCATCAAGCAGAACAAACCGGTGACCCCGGCGTTCCTGTTTGCCGCGCTGCTGTGGCCTGCTCTGCCGGCCCGCGTGTTGCGCTTGCAAGAACGCGGCATGCCGCCGATTCCGGCGATGCAGGAGGGCGCCCACGAGCTGATCGCCGAACAGTGCCAGCGCATTGCGATTCCGAAACGCTTCACCATGCCGATCCGCGAGATCTGGGACATGCAGGAACGTCTGCCACGGCGCAGCGGCAAACGTGCCGACCTGTTGCTGGATAATCCGCGTTTCCGTGCCGGTTACGACTTCCTGTTGCTGCGTGAAAGCGCTGGCGAAGAGACCGATGGCCTCGGTGAATGGTGGACGGATTATCAGGACGCCAACGACAGCGAGCGCCGCGACATGATCCGCGACCTCAGCGGCAAGGGCGATGACGCCAGCGGTGCTCCGCGCAAACGTCGCCGCAGCAGCGGTTCCAAGCGCAAACGCGCCAGCGCCCCGAGTGCTACAGGCGAGTAA
- a CDS encoding sigma-54 dependent transcriptional regulator, with product MPHILIVEDETIIRSALRRLLERNQYQVSEAGSVQEAQERFTIPTFDLIVSDLRLPGAPGTELIKLGQGTPVLIMTSYASLRSAVDSMKMGAVDYIAKPFDHDEMLQAVARILRDRQSAPAAGEAVASKPTNGSGKSAVDNSNGEIGIIGSCPPMQDLYSKIRKVAPTDSNVLIQGESGTGKELVARALHNLSKRAKAPMISVNCAAIPESLIESELFGHEKGAFTGASAGRAGLVEAADGGTLFLDEIGELPLEAQARLLRVLQEGEIRRVGSVQSQKVDVRLIAATHRDLKSLAKIGQFREDLYYRLHVIALKLPALRERGADVNEIATAFLARQSARINRTDLKFAADAEQAIRHYSWPGNVRELENAVERAVILSESPEISADLLGIDIELSDLEDDEFIGLPPQAGNASNSSHEPTEDLSLEDYFQHFVLEHQDHMTETELARKLGVSRKCLWERRQRLGIPRRKTGVASES from the coding sequence ATGCCGCACATTTTGATCGTCGAAGACGAAACAATTATCCGCTCCGCCTTGCGCCGCCTGCTGGAACGCAACCAGTACCAGGTCAGCGAAGCCGGTTCAGTGCAGGAAGCACAAGAACGCTTCACCATTCCTACGTTCGATCTGATCGTCAGCGATCTGCGTCTGCCGGGCGCGCCGGGCACCGAGCTGATCAAGCTCGGCCAGGGCACACCGGTGCTGATCATGACCAGTTACGCCAGCCTGCGCTCGGCGGTCGACTCGATGAAGATGGGCGCGGTGGACTACATCGCCAAGCCTTTCGACCACGATGAAATGCTTCAAGCTGTCGCGCGGATCCTGCGTGATCGGCAATCGGCACCCGCTGCCGGTGAAGCGGTTGCCAGCAAACCGACCAATGGCAGCGGCAAATCCGCCGTCGACAACAGTAACGGTGAAATCGGCATCATCGGCTCCTGCCCACCGATGCAGGATCTGTACAGCAAGATCCGCAAAGTCGCGCCAACCGATTCCAATGTGTTGATCCAGGGGGAGTCCGGCACCGGTAAAGAACTGGTGGCCCGCGCCCTGCACAACCTGTCGAAACGCGCCAAGGCGCCGATGATTTCGGTGAACTGCGCGGCCATCCCGGAAAGCCTGATCGAGTCCGAACTGTTCGGCCACGAAAAAGGCGCGTTCACCGGCGCCAGCGCCGGGCGTGCCGGTCTGGTCGAAGCGGCGGACGGCGGCACGCTGTTCCTCGACGAAATCGGCGAGTTGCCACTGGAAGCTCAGGCGCGTCTGTTGCGTGTGTTGCAGGAAGGCGAAATTCGCCGGGTCGGTTCGGTGCAGTCGCAGAAGGTCGATGTGCGCCTGATCGCGGCCACTCACCGGGATCTCAAGAGCCTGGCGAAAATCGGCCAGTTCCGTGAAGACCTTTATTACCGTCTGCACGTGATCGCCCTGAAACTGCCGGCCCTGCGCGAGCGCGGCGCCGACGTCAACGAAATCGCCACGGCTTTCCTCGCTCGCCAGAGTGCACGCATCAACCGTACCGACCTGAAATTTGCCGCCGATGCCGAACAGGCGATCCGGCATTATTCCTGGCCGGGTAACGTGCGAGAGCTGGAGAACGCGGTCGAGCGCGCGGTGATTCTGAGCGAAAGTCCGGAAATCTCCGCCGACCTGCTGGGCATCGACATCGAGTTGAGCGATCTGGAAGACGACGAGTTCATCGGTCTGCCGCCGCAGGCGGGTAACGCCAGCAACAGCAGCCATGAGCCGACCGAAGACCTGTCGCTGGAGGACTACTTCCAGCACTTCGTCCTCGAGCATCAGGACCACATGACCGAGACCGAACTGGCGCGCAAACTGGGCGTCAGCCGCAAATGTCTGTGGGAACGCCGTCAGCGTCTGGGCATCCCACGGCGCAAGACCGGGGTCGCCAGCGAGAGCTGA
- a CDS encoding sensor histidine kinase: MPMSFSLTQMILVSTAYLAVLFGVAWISERGMIPRAIIRHPLTYTLSLGVYASAWAFYGTVGLAYQYGYGFLSSYLGVSGAFLLAPVLLYPILKITRTYQLSSLADLFAFRFRSTWAGALTTIFMLIGVLPLLALQIQAVADSIGILTGEPIQSRVALAFCALIILFTIFFGSRHIATREKHEGLVFAIAFESVIKLVALGGVGLYALYGVFDGPQQLELWLLQNQTALAALHTPLQEGPWRTLLLVFFASAIVMPHMYHMTFTENLNPRSLVSASWGLPLFLLLMSLAVPLILWAGLKLGATTNPEYFTLGIGIAANSKPLALLAYVGGLSAASGLIIVTTLALSGMALNHLVLPLYQPPAEGNIYRWLKWTRRALIVAIIMAGFGFYLMLGAEQDLANLGIVAFVATLQFLPGVLSVLYWPTANRRGFIAGLLAGILVWVVTMLLPLVGNLQGFYIPLLNMIYVLDDTSWHMAAIASLAANVLMFTLISLFTNASPEEASAAEACAVDNVRRPQRRELHAASPQEFATQLAKPLGAKAAQKEVEQALRDLYLPFDERRPYALRRLRDRIEANLSGLMGPSVAQDMVETFLPYKAGGENYVTEDIHFIESRLEDYHSRLTGLAAELDALRRYHRQTLQELPMGVCSLAKDQEILMWNKAMEELTGIAAQRVVGSRLSTIGEPWKGLLQGFIDLPDEHLHKQHLALDGQTRWLNLHKAAIDEPLAPGNSGLVLLVEDLTETQMLEDKLVHSERLASIGRLAAGVAHEIGNPITGIACLAQNLREEREDDGELTEISGQILEQTKRVSRIVQSLMSFAHAGSHQHSDEPVCLAEVAQDAIGLLALNRRNFEVQFYNLCDPDHWVEGDPQRLAQVLINLLSNARDASPPHSAVRVKSEAGEHTVDLIVEDEGSGIPKNIMDRLFEPFFTTKDPGEGTGLGLALVYSIVEEHYGQITIDSPADVQSQRGTRIRVTLPRHVEATSAVN, translated from the coding sequence ATGCCGATGAGCTTTAGCCTGACCCAGATGATCCTGGTCAGCACCGCGTACCTGGCGGTGCTGTTCGGCGTTGCCTGGATCAGCGAACGGGGCATGATCCCGCGCGCGATCATTCGCCACCCGTTGACCTACACGTTGTCGCTGGGGGTTTACGCCAGTGCGTGGGCGTTCTACGGCACGGTGGGGCTTGCCTATCAGTACGGTTACGGCTTTCTGTCCAGTTACCTCGGCGTGTCTGGCGCGTTTCTGCTGGCGCCGGTGTTGCTCTATCCGATTCTGAAGATCACCCGTACTTATCAACTGTCGTCGCTGGCCGATCTGTTTGCATTTCGCTTTCGCAGCACCTGGGCCGGTGCGCTGACCACGATTTTCATGCTGATAGGTGTACTGCCGTTACTGGCGCTGCAGATTCAAGCGGTCGCCGACTCCATCGGCATCCTCACCGGCGAGCCCATTCAGAGCCGCGTGGCGTTGGCGTTCTGTGCGCTGATCATCCTGTTTACGATTTTCTTCGGCTCCCGGCATATCGCCACCCGCGAGAAGCACGAAGGCCTGGTATTCGCGATTGCCTTTGAATCGGTGATCAAACTGGTTGCCCTCGGCGGCGTCGGTTTGTATGCGCTGTACGGCGTGTTCGACGGCCCGCAACAACTTGAACTGTGGCTGCTGCAAAACCAGACCGCCCTCGCCGCCCTGCACACGCCATTGCAGGAAGGCCCGTGGCGCACGTTGTTGCTGGTGTTCTTCGCCTCGGCGATCGTGATGCCGCACATGTATCACATGACCTTCACCGAAAACCTCAATCCGCGCTCGCTGGTCAGTGCGAGCTGGGGCTTGCCACTGTTCCTGCTGCTGATGAGCCTGGCGGTGCCGCTGATTCTCTGGGCCGGCCTGAAACTGGGCGCCACGACCAACCCGGAATACTTCACCCTCGGCATTGGTATCGCTGCCAACAGCAAACCGCTGGCGTTGCTCGCCTATGTCGGCGGCTTATCGGCAGCCAGCGGGCTGATTATTGTCACCACGCTCGCGCTGTCGGGCATGGCGTTGAACCACCTGGTGCTGCCGCTTTATCAGCCACCGGCCGAAGGCAATATCTACCGTTGGCTGAAGTGGACCCGCCGCGCATTGATCGTCGCGATCATCATGGCCGGCTTCGGTTTCTACCTGATGCTCGGCGCCGAGCAGGATCTGGCCAACCTCGGCATCGTCGCGTTTGTCGCGACCCTGCAATTCCTGCCCGGCGTATTGTCGGTACTGTATTGGCCGACCGCTAACCGTCGGGGTTTTATCGCCGGTTTGCTGGCAGGGATCCTGGTCTGGGTGGTGACCATGCTGTTGCCGCTGGTCGGAAATCTGCAGGGTTTCTACATTCCGCTGCTGAACATGATTTACGTGCTCGACGACACCAGTTGGCACATGGCCGCGATCGCCTCGCTGGCGGCCAACGTATTGATGTTCACCCTGATCTCGCTGTTCACCAACGCCAGTCCCGAAGAAGCCAGCGCTGCGGAAGCCTGCGCTGTGGATAACGTTCGTCGCCCGCAACGGCGCGAACTGCACGCCGCCTCCCCCCAGGAATTCGCTACACAACTGGCGAAACCGTTGGGTGCCAAGGCTGCACAGAAGGAAGTCGAGCAAGCGCTGCGTGATCTTTATCTGCCGTTCGACGAACGCCGCCCGTACGCCTTGCGCCGTTTGCGTGACCGCATCGAAGCCAACCTCTCCGGCCTGATGGGCCCGAGCGTGGCGCAGGATATGGTCGAGACCTTCCTGCCGTACAAGGCCGGCGGCGAAAACTATGTGACCGAAGACATCCACTTCATCGAAAGCCGCCTTGAGGATTACCACTCGCGCCTCACTGGCCTGGCCGCCGAACTCGATGCGCTGCGCCGTTACCACCGCCAGACCTTGCAGGAACTGCCGATGGGCGTCTGCTCGCTGGCCAAGGATCAAGAGATCCTGATGTGGAACAAGGCCATGGAAGAACTCACCGGGATCGCCGCGCAACGCGTGGTTGGCTCGCGTTTGAGCACCATCGGCGAGCCATGGAAAGGTCTGCTGCAAGGCTTCATCGATCTGCCGGACGAGCATTTGCACAAACAGCACCTGGCCCTCGACGGCCAGACTCGTTGGCTGAATCTGCACAAAGCGGCCATCGATGAACCGCTGGCACCGGGCAACAGTGGTCTGGTGTTACTGGTTGAAGATTTGACTGAAACGCAGATGCTCGAAGACAAACTGGTGCACTCCGAGCGTCTGGCCAGCATTGGTCGCCTTGCGGCCGGTGTGGCCCACGAAATCGGCAACCCGATCACCGGCATCGCTTGTCTGGCGCAGAACCTGCGCGAAGAACGAGAAGACGACGGCGAACTGACGGAAATCAGCGGACAGATTCTCGAACAGACCAAACGTGTGTCACGCATCGTCCAGTCGCTGATGAGCTTCGCCCATGCCGGCAGCCATCAGCACAGCGACGAGCCCGTTTGTCTGGCCGAAGTCGCCCAGGATGCAATTGGCCTGCTGGCGCTGAACCGACGCAATTTCGAAGTGCAGTTCTACAACCTCTGTGATCCCGATCACTGGGTCGAAGGCGATCCGCAGCGACTCGCCCAGGTCTTGATCAATCTGCTCTCCAACGCCCGCGACGCCTCGCCGCCGCACAGTGCGGTAAGGGTCAAGAGCGAAGCCGGCGAACACACGGTCGATCTGATCGTCGAAGACGAAGGCAGCGGTATTCCGAAGAACATCATGGATAGATTGTTCGAACCCTTCTTCACCACCAAGGATCCTGGCGAAGGCACCGGTCTGGGCCTTGCACTGGTCTATTCCATCGTTGAAGAGCATTATGGACAAATCACCATCGACAGCCCGGCTGATGTACAAAGCCAACGCGGCACCCGTATCCGGGTGACCTTACCGCGTCATGTCGAAGCGACGTCCGCTGTGAACTGA
- the gluQRS gene encoding tRNA glutamyl-Q(34) synthetase GluQRS codes for MTAKTSPAYIGRFAPTPSGHLHFGSLVAALASYLDARSVGGRWLVRMEDLDPPREEPGAQTAILKALESYGFEWDGDMVRQSDRHDAYAEVLNSLFNHGLSYACTCSRKQLEAYNGIYPGLCRNAGHDQQDAAIRLRVPELEYHFIDRVQGEYRQHLGRDVGDFVIRRRDGLYAYQLAVVLDDAWQGITDIVRGADLLDSTPRQLYLQELLGLRQPRYLHLPLITQPDGNKLGKSYRSPPLQADQATPLLLRALRALGQNPDAELAHATPQELLAWGSAHWDATKIPRTLTLPEAQLQ; via the coding sequence ATGACTGCCAAAACATCCCCCGCCTACATCGGCCGCTTCGCCCCAACCCCCAGTGGCCACTTGCACTTCGGTTCGCTGGTTGCCGCCCTCGCCTCTTACCTCGACGCTCGCTCGGTCGGCGGTCGCTGGCTGGTGCGCATGGAAGATCTCGATCCACCCCGTGAAGAACCTGGCGCGCAAACCGCGATCCTCAAGGCACTGGAAAGTTACGGCTTCGAATGGGACGGCGACATGGTGCGCCAGAGCGATCGCCACGATGCTTACGCCGAAGTGCTCAACAGTCTGTTCAATCATGGCCTGTCCTACGCCTGTACTTGCTCGCGCAAACAGCTCGAAGCGTACAACGGCATTTATCCGGGCCTGTGCCGCAATGCCGGTCACGATCAGCAAGACGCGGCGATCCGCCTGCGAGTTCCGGAGCTGGAATACCACTTCATTGACCGCGTGCAGGGCGAATACCGTCAGCATCTGGGCCGCGACGTTGGCGATTTCGTGATTCGTCGCCGCGATGGCCTCTATGCCTATCAATTGGCCGTGGTCCTCGACGATGCATGGCAAGGCATCACCGACATCGTCCGCGGTGCCGATCTGCTCGACTCGACCCCGCGCCAGCTCTACCTGCAAGAACTGTTGGGCCTGCGCCAGCCGCGTTACTTGCACCTGCCGCTGATTACCCAACCGGATGGCAACAAGCTCGGCAAATCCTATCGCTCGCCGCCGCTGCAAGCCGATCAAGCGACGCCGTTGCTGCTGCGAGCCCTGCGCGCACTGGGGCAAAACCCCGACGCCGAACTGGCTCACGCCACGCCGCAAGAGTTGCTGGCGTGGGGCAGCGCGCACTGGGATGCGACAAAGATCCCGCGCACACTGACCCTGCCCGAGGCGCAACTGCAATGA
- the dksA gene encoding RNA polymerase-binding protein DksA, with the protein MPTQAKQQQNQTISGFEPYVPAKGEEYMGAPMRAHFTKVLNKWKQELMQEVDRTVDHMKDEAANFPDPADRASQEEEFALELRARDRERKLIKKIDKTLQLIEDEEYGWCDSCGVEIGVKRLEARPTADMCVDCKTLAEIKEKQVGK; encoded by the coding sequence ATGCCCACCCAAGCAAAGCAACAGCAGAATCAGACGATCAGCGGTTTCGAACCTTATGTTCCGGCGAAAGGTGAGGAGTACATGGGCGCCCCGATGCGTGCGCACTTCACCAAGGTCCTGAACAAGTGGAAACAGGAGTTGATGCAGGAAGTCGACCGCACCGTTGACCACATGAAGGACGAAGCGGCCAATTTCCCGGACCCGGCCGACCGTGCCAGCCAGGAAGAAGAATTCGCCCTCGAGCTGCGCGCCCGCGACCGCGAACGCAAGCTGATCAAGAAAATCGACAAGACACTGCAACTGATCGAAGACGAAGAGTACGGCTGGTGTGATTCGTGCGGCGTCGAGATTGGCGTAAAACGCCTCGAAGCACGCCCTACAGCCGACATGTGCGTCGACTGCAAGACACTGGCGGAAATCAAGGAAAAGCAGGTCGGCAAGTAA
- a CDS encoding pyridoxal phosphate-dependent aminotransferase, giving the protein MAQPYSARSRAIEPFHVMALLARANELQAEGHDVIHLEIGEPDFTTAEPIIRAGQAALTAGKTRYTAARGIPELREAIAGFYQSRYGLNIDPRRILITPGGSGALLLASALLVDPGKHWLLADPGYPCNRHFLRLVEGAAQLVPVGPDVRYQLTPDLVERHWDHDSVGALVASPANPTGTILTRDELAGLSTAIKAKHGHLVVDEIYHGLTYGTDAASVLEVDDSAFVLNSFSKYFGMTGWRLGWLVAPEAAVSDLEKLAQNLYISAPSMAQYAALACFEPDTIAILEERRAEFGRRRDFLLPALRELGFNIAVEPEGAFYLYADISQFGGDAYAFCRHFLETEHVAFTPGLDFGRYQASHHVRFAYTQNLPRLQEAVERIARGLKSWQS; this is encoded by the coding sequence ATGGCTCAGCCTTACAGTGCGCGCAGTCGTGCGATCGAACCGTTCCATGTAATGGCGCTGCTGGCGCGGGCCAATGAATTGCAGGCTGAAGGCCACGACGTCATCCATCTGGAGATCGGCGAGCCGGACTTCACCACTGCCGAGCCGATCATCCGCGCGGGGCAGGCTGCACTGACGGCGGGCAAGACCCGCTACACCGCCGCGCGCGGCATTCCCGAGTTGCGCGAGGCGATTGCCGGGTTTTATCAATCCCGGTATGGCCTGAACATCGATCCGCGACGGATTTTGATCACGCCGGGCGGTTCCGGTGCTCTGTTGCTGGCCAGTGCGTTGCTGGTCGATCCCGGTAAACACTGGCTGCTGGCGGATCCGGGTTACCCGTGCAACCGGCACTTCCTGCGTTTGGTCGAAGGCGCGGCGCAGCTGGTGCCGGTGGGGCCGGACGTGCGTTATCAACTGACTCCTGATCTGGTCGAGCGGCATTGGGATCATGACAGCGTCGGCGCACTGGTCGCTTCGCCGGCCAACCCGACCGGGACGATCCTGACCCGCGATGAGCTGGCCGGGTTATCCACAGCCATCAAGGCGAAACACGGGCATCTGGTGGTGGACGAGATCTATCACGGTCTGACCTACGGCACCGATGCCGCCAGCGTGCTGGAAGTCGATGACAGCGCCTTTGTCCTGAACAGTTTCTCCAAGTACTTCGGCATGACCGGCTGGCGTCTGGGCTGGCTGGTCGCGCCGGAGGCGGCGGTCAGTGATCTGGAAAAGCTCGCGCAGAACCTCTACATCAGCGCCCCGAGCATGGCGCAATACGCTGCATTGGCGTGTTTCGAACCGGACACCATCGCCATTCTGGAAGAGCGCCGCGCAGAGTTCGGTCGTCGTCGCGATTTCCTCCTGCCGGCCCTGCGCGAGTTGGGTTTCAACATCGCCGTGGAGCCTGAAGGCGCGTTCTACTTGTACGCCGATATCAGCCAGTTCGGCGGCGATGCCTACGCGTTCTGCCGTCATTTCCTTGAAACCGAACATGTTGCGTTCACCCCGGGTCTGGATTTCGGTCGCTATCAGGCCAGTCACCATGTGCGTTTTGCCTACACGCAAAACCTCCCGCGCTTACAGGAAGCGGTGGAGCGCATCGCGCGTGGCTTGAAGAGCTGGCAAAGCTGA
- the sfsA gene encoding DNA/RNA nuclease SfsA, whose protein sequence is MRFYPPLEEARLIRRYKRFLADIETVSGELLTIHCPNTGSMLNCQVEGGQVWFSRSNDPKRKLPGTWEIGETPQGRLFCVNTARANGLVEEALQAGVITELNGFTALKREVAYGQEKSRIDFRLEYPSGPAYVEVKSVTLGFDGTAVAAFPDAVTQRGAKHLRELAHLARDGIRAVQLYCVNLAGIEAVRPAKEIDSAYADALLEAVACGVEVLAYGVRLDHEEMVIDRRLDVLLNG, encoded by the coding sequence ATGCGCTTTTATCCCCCTCTGGAAGAGGCGCGACTGATCCGTCGTTACAAGCGTTTTCTTGCCGATATCGAAACCGTTAGCGGCGAGTTGCTGACCATTCACTGCCCAAACACCGGTTCGATGCTCAATTGCCAGGTCGAGGGCGGGCAGGTCTGGTTCAGCCGCTCTAATGACCCCAAACGCAAGTTGCCCGGCACTTGGGAAATTGGCGAAACCCCGCAGGGCCGTTTGTTCTGCGTCAATACTGCTCGTGCCAACGGGTTGGTCGAAGAGGCGTTACAGGCGGGCGTGATCACCGAGTTGAACGGCTTTACCGCGTTGAAGCGTGAAGTCGCGTACGGGCAGGAAAAGAGCCGTATCGATTTCCGTCTCGAATACCCGAGTGGCCCGGCGTATGTGGAAGTGAAAAGTGTCACCCTGGGTTTCGACGGTACAGCGGTGGCGGCGTTTCCCGATGCCGTGACCCAGCGTGGCGCCAAGCATCTGCGCGAGTTGGCACATCTGGCGCGGGACGGAATTCGGGCGGTGCAGTTGTATTGCGTCAATCTGGCCGGGATTGAAGCGGTGCGGCCGGCGAAGGAAATCGATTCGGCCTACGCCGATGCGCTTCTCGAAGCGGTCGCTTGTGGCGTTGAGGTTCTGGCATATGGCGTGCGGCTGGACCATGAGGAGATGGTCATCGACCGGCGTCTCGACGTGTTGCTCAACGGTTAA
- a CDS encoding Rieske (2Fe-2S) protein — MKFLCAGIELAEATSRGFEVDGKKLFAVRRSGQAFVYLNRCPHRGVGLEWHPDQFLDPSNSLIQCATHGALFLIEDGECVAGPCAGQALTAINCREDAQGLWIDV; from the coding sequence ATGAAGTTTCTCTGCGCGGGCATTGAGCTCGCCGAGGCCACCAGCCGGGGTTTTGAAGTCGACGGGAAAAAGCTGTTCGCCGTACGCCGTAGCGGGCAGGCATTCGTTTATCTCAATCGCTGCCCACACCGTGGCGTCGGGCTGGAATGGCATCCCGACCAGTTTCTCGACCCGAGCAACAGCCTGATCCAGTGCGCCACCCACGGCGCACTGTTTCTGATCGAGGACGGTGAATGCGTTGCCGGGCCTTGCGCCGGGCAAGCACTCACCGCCATCAATTGCCGTGAAGATGCGCAAGGCCTGTGGATCGATGTTTAA